One window of the Staphylococcus equorum genome contains the following:
- a CDS encoding signal transduction protein TRAP, whose protein sequence is MKIYASYGTFGYLNQIRLNNPSHNLLQFSASDSSVIIEETDNQSVLKQPLVYEVLKAEGDLDENNFYSVIFIPTSEDHAYQLEKKLEGFSTDFNQFAGYRSYRFLKPEQGLTYKIYFGFESRNAYEDFRASSLFKDNFDKLALSQFFGSSRQHSSYFERHLFPIDDN, encoded by the coding sequence ATGAAAATTTATGCATCTTATGGTACGTTTGGTTATCTGAATCAAATCAGACTAAATAACCCTAGTCATAACTTATTACAATTTTCAGCTTCTGACTCTTCAGTAATCATAGAAGAAACAGATAATCAATCCGTTTTAAAACAACCTTTAGTTTATGAAGTTCTAAAGGCTGAGGGTGATTTAGATGAGAATAACTTTTATTCAGTAATATTTATTCCGACTTCAGAAGATCATGCATATCAATTAGAGAAAAAATTGGAAGGCTTTTCTACTGATTTCAATCAATTTGCTGGTTATAGAAGTTATCGTTTCTTAAAACCGGAACAAGGTTTAACATATAAGATTTACTTTGGCTTCGAAAGTAGAAATGCTTATGAAGATTTTAGAGCTTCATCTTTATTCAAAGACAACTTTGATAAGTTGGCATTAAGCCAGTTCTTCGGCTCAAGTCGTCAACATTCGAGTTATTTCGAAAGACATTTATTCCCGATTGATGATAATTAA
- the yhaM gene encoding 3'-5' exoribonuclease YhaM, translating into MRNVENLKPGDSVDNFFLIHKAIQGVTAQGKDYMTLHLQDKSGDIESKLWTVSKEDMKILEPEQIVHVTGDVINYRGRKQMKINKIKLAKPEDNMKTQDFVDGAPLTPDEIQEEVSHYMLDIENATLQRITRHLIRKHQEAFFTFPAASTHHHNFSSGLSYHVLTMLRVAKSICDIYPLLNRSLLYSSIILHDLGKVRELSGPVATSYTVEGNLLGHISIASDEVAEAARELNLDGEEVLLLRHMILAHHGKMEYGSPKLPHMKEAEILFFIDNIDAKMNMFEKAYKKTDKGQFTERIFGLEGRQFYNPTSLD; encoded by the coding sequence ATGAGAAACGTAGAAAATTTAAAGCCTGGAGATTCTGTAGATAACTTTTTTCTAATTCACAAAGCAATACAAGGTGTGACAGCTCAAGGTAAAGATTATATGACACTACATTTGCAAGATAAAAGTGGAGATATAGAATCTAAATTATGGACGGTTTCAAAAGAAGATATGAAAATATTAGAGCCTGAACAAATCGTCCATGTTACTGGTGATGTTATCAATTATCGTGGTAGAAAACAGATGAAAATCAATAAAATAAAGTTAGCAAAACCAGAAGATAATATGAAAACTCAAGATTTTGTTGATGGTGCACCATTAACACCAGATGAAATTCAAGAAGAAGTTTCACATTATATGCTAGATATTGAAAATGCTACATTACAACGTATTACTCGTCATTTGATACGTAAGCATCAGGAAGCATTTTTCACATTCCCAGCTGCAAGTACACATCACCATAACTTCTCTAGTGGTTTAAGCTATCATGTATTAACGATGTTGCGTGTTGCAAAATCTATATGTGATATTTATCCTTTACTTAACCGTAGTTTATTATATAGCTCAATTATTTTACATGATCTAGGCAAAGTAAGAGAATTAAGCGGACCAGTTGCTACATCGTACACAGTAGAAGGTAATTTACTTGGTCACATCTCCATAGCAAGTGATGAAGTTGCAGAAGCGGCAAGAGAGTTAAATCTTGACGGAGAAGAAGTACTTTTATTACGCCATATGATTTTAGCACATCATGGTAAGATGGAATATGGTTCGCCTAAGTTACCGCATATGAAAGAAGCAGAAATATTATTCTTTATTGATAATATCGATGCAAAAATGAATATGTTTGAAAAAGCATATAAGAAAACGGATAAAGGTCAATTTACTGAACGTATTTTTGGTCTAGAAGGCAGACAGTTTTATAATCCAACGTCACTAGACTAA
- the ecsA gene encoding ABC transporter ATP-binding protein EcsA encodes MTVKIEHLTGGYGKRPVIKNINFELTQGEIVGLIGLNGAGKSTTIKHMLGLLTPMEGEMTISNTNIKQDVETYRRKLSYIPEAPVIYEELTLQEHIYMTAMAYNISKEAAMEKAQPLLKTFRLEDKLNIFPSHFSKGMKQKVMIICAFIVDPELYIIDEPFLGLDPLGIQSMLDLMVEKKDEGRTVLMSTHILATAERYCDRFLIMDEGQIVAFGNLDELRAQTGLKGKTLDEIYIHVTQGGQQT; translated from the coding sequence ATGACAGTAAAAATAGAACATTTAACAGGCGGTTATGGTAAACGACCTGTAATTAAAAATATAAATTTCGAATTAACCCAAGGTGAAATTGTTGGGCTTATTGGATTAAACGGAGCAGGTAAAAGTACGACAATTAAGCACATGCTTGGCTTGCTGACACCTATGGAAGGTGAAATGACAATTTCTAATACAAATATAAAGCAAGATGTTGAAACTTATAGAAGGAAATTATCTTATATTCCAGAGGCTCCGGTTATTTATGAAGAATTAACATTGCAAGAACATATCTACATGACAGCTATGGCTTATAATATTAGCAAAGAAGCTGCAATGGAAAAGGCACAACCTTTATTAAAAACATTTCGCTTAGAAGATAAATTGAATATATTTCCAAGCCATTTTTCTAAAGGTATGAAGCAAAAAGTGATGATTATCTGTGCTTTTATTGTAGATCCAGAATTATACATTATTGATGAACCATTTCTAGGATTAGATCCTTTAGGCATTCAATCCATGTTAGATTTAATGGTTGAGAAAAAAGACGAAGGTCGTACGGTATTAATGAGTACACATATTTTAGCGACTGCAGAAAGATACTGCGATAGATTCTTAATTATGGACGAAGGGCAAATTGTAGCATTCGGAAACTTAGATGAACTAAGAGCACAAACAGGTTTAAAAGGTAAAACGCTAGATGAAATATATATCCATGTCACACAAGGTGGCCAACAAACATGA
- the ecsB gene encoding ABC transporter permease EcsB: MNQNAKQLFSTRKQEISKEKQYYNKFIFNGHFSVFLVIMFGAFLVGYGDWLQSIPKHFNYALVASIVVALTSMFPIRTLLKDADRLFLLPFEKHMSEYMKHSLIYSYFSRIGIQVVILIVLFPLFFVINNQTFGFYILFAVLALIFPLLGLLLKWQWYKYRLERWSLYVLLFIIFTSGYYLALEPKQLSSITSVFILIGITMLIRYQNKTHLYPWEKMIKSEHQHHMNYYKFVNMFTDVKHLKETAVRRSYLDPLLITPKRKRFNSNYMYLYLFIRSFVRGKDAFNIILRLVILALVLMFWLEQPIIMLIIGSLFMYIILLQMAQFYTQQAYGLWPQVWPVTESKVIKGYEQFLYRLMLIVGALFIIVYAFVFPLYSYFGLLFFLVGWLTIINVIKKLKYQETLLRD, encoded by the coding sequence ATGAACCAAAATGCGAAACAATTATTTAGTACAAGAAAACAAGAGATAAGCAAAGAAAAACAATACTATAATAAATTCATATTTAATGGTCATTTCTCTGTATTTCTTGTAATTATGTTTGGTGCCTTTCTAGTAGGCTATGGTGATTGGCTACAATCTATACCAAAGCATTTTAATTACGCTTTGGTTGCTAGTATCGTCGTAGCATTAACATCAATGTTTCCAATTAGAACGTTGCTTAAAGATGCAGATAGACTTTTTCTATTACCATTTGAAAAACACATGTCGGAATATATGAAACATAGTTTAATATATAGTTACTTTTCTCGAATAGGGATACAAGTAGTAATACTAATTGTGTTATTCCCATTGTTTTTTGTGATTAATAATCAAACTTTTGGTTTTTATATTTTGTTTGCTGTATTAGCACTCATTTTTCCATTATTAGGGCTATTACTAAAATGGCAATGGTATAAATACCGATTAGAACGTTGGTCTCTTTATGTATTACTCTTTATTATTTTCACATCTGGATATTACTTAGCATTAGAGCCGAAACAACTATCAAGTATTACTTCTGTTTTTATCCTAATCGGCATAACAATGTTGATTCGTTATCAAAATAAGACACATTTATATCCTTGGGAAAAAATGATTAAATCAGAACATCAACATCATATGAATTATTATAAATTCGTTAATATGTTTACGGATGTAAAACATCTTAAAGAAACAGCGGTAAGAAGAAGTTATCTAGATCCATTGCTAATTACGCCTAAGCGTAAAAGGTTTAATTCAAATTATATGTATCTTTATTTATTTATAAGAAGTTTTGTGCGCGGTAAAGATGCTTTTAATATCATTTTAAGATTAGTAATTCTTGCGCTTGTTTTAATGTTTTGGTTAGAACAACCCATTATCATGTTAATTATTGGTAGCTTGTTTATGTACATTATCTTATTACAAATGGCACAATTTTATACACAACAAGCTTATGGTTTGTGGCCACAAGTATGGCCGGTTACTGAATCAAAAGTAATAAAAGGATATGAACAATTCTTATATAGATTAATGTTAATTGTAGGAGCGTTATTTATTATCGTTTATGCTTTTGTATTTCCACTCTATAGTTACTTTGGTTTGTTATTCTTCCTTGTAGGTTGGCTAACAATAATAAATGTCATTAAAAAACTTAAATATCAAGAAACATTGTTAAGAGATTAA
- a CDS encoding foldase protein PrsA, protein MKTFKKVILPVTASALLLSACGSSATDSKDDTIISSKAGDVKVEDVMSKMGDEQIANSSFSILLNKLLADKYKDEVNTKDIDKEVEKEQKQYGGKEQFESMLKQQKMSISDYKEQKKTQAYQKELLNDKVEVSDKEIKENTKKGSHILIKVKENEDDKEGLSDKDAKAKAEKIKKQVDKDPDKFGEIAKEESGDKSSAKKDGSLGYVMKGQMEDEFEKALFKLKEGEISKVVKTDYGYHIIKADKEDDFDKQKDKLKSQLLQSKVQKEPKLLTDAYKELLDEYNVDYKDRDIKKAIEDSILNPEKIKQQQQQQQQQQAMQQGGAGMSTGQ, encoded by the coding sequence ATGAAAACATTTAAAAAAGTTATACTTCCGGTTACAGCAAGCGCGTTGCTATTAAGTGCTTGTGGTAGTAGTGCAACAGATTCAAAAGATGATACAATTATTTCATCAAAAGCTGGAGACGTTAAAGTAGAAGATGTCATGAGCAAAATGGGCGATGAACAAATTGCCAACAGTTCATTCTCAATCTTATTAAACAAATTACTAGCAGATAAATATAAAGACGAAGTTAATACGAAAGATATTGATAAAGAAGTCGAAAAAGAACAGAAACAATATGGCGGTAAAGAACAATTTGAAAGTATGTTAAAACAGCAAAAAATGTCTATAAGTGATTATAAAGAACAGAAGAAAACACAAGCTTATCAAAAAGAATTACTTAATGATAAAGTCGAAGTATCAGATAAAGAAATCAAAGAAAACACTAAAAAAGGTTCTCATATCTTAATTAAAGTGAAAGAAAACGAAGATGATAAAGAAGGTTTATCAGATAAAGATGCAAAAGCAAAAGCAGAAAAAATCAAAAAACAAGTCGATAAAGATCCAGACAAATTCGGAGAAATTGCAAAAGAAGAATCAGGAGATAAATCATCAGCTAAAAAAGACGGTAGCTTAGGCTATGTTATGAAAGGCCAAATGGAAGATGAATTTGAAAAAGCCCTCTTTAAACTTAAAGAAGGAGAAATTTCTAAAGTAGTGAAAACAGATTATGGTTATCACATTATTAAAGCAGACAAAGAAGACGACTTTGATAAACAAAAAGATAAACTTAAATCTCAATTATTACAATCTAAAGTACAAAAAGAGCCTAAATTATTAACAGATGCATACAAAGAGTTATTAGATGAATATAATGTAGACTATAAAGATAGAGATATCAAAAAAGCTATTGAAGATTCAATTTTAAACCCAGAAAAAATAAAACAACAACAACAGCAACAGCAGCAACAACAAGCTATGCAACAAGGTGGCGCTGGGATGTCTACAGGACAATAA
- a CDS encoding HIT family protein: MSETVFSKIIDGDIPSHKVYEDDYVYAFLDISQVTKGHTLLVPKKASANIFETDTETMKHIGAALPKVANAIKKAFNPDGLNIIQNNGEFADQSVFHLHFHFLPRYENDVDGFGYKWETHEETIDDDQKAKLAQEIAAQFD; the protein is encoded by the coding sequence ATGTCAGAAACAGTCTTTAGTAAAATTATTGATGGTGACATACCTAGCCATAAAGTATACGAGGATGATTATGTTTACGCATTTTTAGACATTTCTCAAGTTACAAAAGGTCACACACTATTAGTTCCTAAAAAAGCATCAGCCAATATTTTCGAAACAGATACTGAAACGATGAAACATATTGGCGCAGCATTACCTAAAGTAGCCAATGCGATTAAAAAAGCATTTAACCCTGATGGATTAAATATTATACAGAATAATGGTGAATTTGCCGATCAATCTGTCTTCCATCTTCATTTCCACTTTTTACCAAGATATGAAAACGATGTGGATGGCTTTGGCTATAAATGGGAAACGCATGAAGAGACGATTGATGATGACCAAAAAGCTAAACTCGCACAAGAAATAGCAGCTCAATTCGACTAA
- a CDS encoding RBBP9/YdeN family alpha/beta hydrolase codes for MTDIIIVHSKIGDATNHWYQWLANNLILEGYNVTLFDLPVEENDNLEQWVERMKDQITVKKYETYFITHGFGTLASLKYIEETNINHIEGLFSVAGFMDDAEEIDAYIDPETKAIDYEIVKNKVDQFYGLCSKNDKYVSYLETKRLMDTLNGVCKVTENGGHFMEDDGFTTFTILHGKMQGIMSK; via the coding sequence ATGACAGATATTATAATTGTACATTCCAAAATTGGAGATGCTACAAACCATTGGTATCAATGGTTAGCTAATAACCTTATTTTAGAAGGTTATAATGTAACATTATTTGATTTACCAGTAGAAGAAAATGATAATCTTGAGCAGTGGGTGGAAAGAATGAAAGACCAAATCACTGTTAAAAAATATGAAACATATTTTATAACACATGGTTTTGGTACTTTAGCATCATTAAAGTACATAGAAGAAACGAATATAAATCATATAGAAGGTCTGTTTAGTGTTGCAGGTTTCATGGATGACGCGGAAGAAATAGATGCATATATTGATCCTGAAACAAAAGCAATCGACTATGAGATTGTTAAAAATAAAGTAGATCAATTCTATGGTTTGTGTTCTAAAAATGATAAATATGTATCTTACTTAGAAACTAAAAGATTAATGGATACATTAAATGGTGTGTGTAAAGTAACAGAGAATGGTGGCCATTTTATGGAAGATGACGGCTTTACCACATTCACAATTTTACACGGAAAAATGCAAGGTATCATGAGTAAGTAA
- a CDS encoding DUF3267 domain-containing protein: MYLCTRQIDINARFGLPRIAFLSLVTTIITFLIAYEILYFFSNTKLTDQYFLVFLVLVVILYPIHKAIHLVFLFPYYKSFKKYKLVRHKSVPFYNTYVNTPVNKYYFCFDLITPVIIITSICAYASIQFPQFGHYFMFILALNMGYSVMDFLYLKIILFSNEGSYIEEHQTGINILNKVDTKYEQ; this comes from the coding sequence ATGTATCTATGTACACGCCAAATTGATATTAATGCACGTTTCGGCTTACCTAGAATAGCATTTCTAAGTTTAGTCACAACGATCATTACATTCTTGATTGCCTATGAGATTTTGTATTTTTTTTCCAATACGAAATTAACAGATCAATATTTTTTAGTATTTTTAGTATTAGTGGTGATCTTATACCCTATTCATAAAGCAATTCATTTAGTATTTCTGTTTCCTTATTATAAATCTTTCAAAAAATATAAATTAGTGCGACATAAATCCGTACCTTTTTATAATACGTATGTGAACACACCTGTTAATAAATATTATTTTTGTTTTGATTTAATTACACCTGTAATCATTATTACGAGCATCTGTGCATATGCCAGCATACAATTCCCACAATTTGGTCATTACTTTATGTTTATTCTTGCATTAAATATGGGTTATTCAGTAATGGATTTTCTTTATTTAAAAATAATACTATTTTCCAATGAAGGTTCATATATAGAAGAACATCAAACAGGCATTAATATTTTAAATAAAGTTGACACTAAGTATGAACAATAA
- a CDS encoding carboxymuconolactone decarboxylase family protein: MENRIDYYEIAGEEMALIMDLEKQLKKTSINRKLRELIKIRVSQINGCAFCIGMHTADARKMKVSEEEIYLLNAWHETNIYSDKEKLAFELTEAVTNITVNGVSEELFNEVRKLYTEEEYTDLILIINQINMWNRLSISMGNKHII; encoded by the coding sequence TTGGAAAATAGAATAGATTATTATGAAATTGCTGGAGAAGAAATGGCATTAATAATGGATTTGGAAAAACAATTAAAGAAAACATCTATTAATAGAAAGTTAAGAGAGTTGATTAAGATACGTGTCTCTCAAATAAATGGTTGTGCTTTTTGTATTGGTATGCATACTGCAGATGCTAGAAAAATGAAAGTATCAGAAGAAGAAATCTATTTATTAAATGCATGGCATGAAACAAATATATATTCTGATAAAGAGAAACTGGCTTTTGAACTTACAGAAGCAGTAACGAATATTACTGTAAATGGTGTTTCAGAGGAACTATTTAACGAAGTTCGTAAACTGTATACAGAAGAGGAGTACACAGACTTAATATTAATCATTAATCAAATCAATATGTGGAATAGATTGTCTATTTCTATGGGGAACAAACACATCATATAA
- the hemY gene encoding protoporphyrinogen oxidase, whose translation MTKSIAIIGAGITGLSSAYFIKQQRPDIDVTIYEASNRTGGKIQTYRTEGYTIELGPESYLGRKQIMTDIAKEVGLENDLITNQTGQSYIYAKNKLFPIPGGSILGVPTDVKPFLKTKLISPTGKLIAGLDLFKKSIEIEHDISVGSFFRQRLGDEVLENLIEPLMGGIYGTNIDDLSLMSTFPEFKQREEQFGSLIKGMRYEKVQRQKQRQLYPGAPKGQFKQFRHGLSSFIEALTKYVLDLGVQIEFNTPIQDIIVAQKSYEIVTAESKIEYDGVLVTTPHQTFMQWFGNDPSFDYFNTMDSTTVATVVLAFDEQNIENTYDGTGFVIARTSKTSITACTWTSKKWPFTTPEGKVLIRAYVGKPNDTVVNDHTDDEIVNIVKKDLSQMMTFKGAPDFSIVNRLPKSMPQYHVGHIDRIKEVQAHIRTSYPRLRITGASFEAVGLPDCIQQGKNAVEELIAEL comes from the coding sequence TTGACTAAAAGTATTGCGATTATTGGTGCTGGTATTACAGGTTTATCAAGTGCATATTTTATAAAACAACAACGACCTGATATTGATGTCACTATATATGAAGCGTCTAATAGAACTGGTGGTAAAATTCAAACATATAGAACTGAAGGATACACTATCGAACTTGGGCCAGAATCTTATTTAGGACGCAAACAGATTATGACAGATATTGCTAAAGAGGTTGGTTTAGAAAATGACCTTATTACAAACCAAACAGGGCAGTCTTATATATATGCTAAAAATAAATTATTCCCCATCCCAGGTGGGTCAATTTTAGGTGTACCAACTGATGTTAAGCCCTTTTTAAAAACAAAACTAATTTCTCCTACAGGTAAATTAATAGCTGGGTTAGATTTATTTAAGAAATCGATAGAAATAGAACATGATATTTCAGTCGGATCATTTTTCCGCCAGCGCTTAGGAGATGAAGTGTTAGAAAACTTAATAGAGCCTCTAATGGGTGGCATTTACGGTACGAATATAGATGACTTGAGTTTGATGAGTACTTTTCCAGAATTCAAGCAAAGAGAAGAACAATTTGGTAGTTTAATTAAAGGTATGCGATATGAAAAAGTACAGCGACAGAAACAACGTCAACTATATCCAGGAGCGCCAAAAGGCCAATTCAAGCAATTCAGACATGGCCTGAGTTCATTTATAGAGGCTTTAACTAAATATGTATTAGATCTTGGTGTCCAAATAGAGTTTAATACGCCTATTCAAGATATTATCGTTGCTCAAAAATCTTATGAAATCGTTACGGCAGAATCGAAAATAGAATATGATGGTGTCTTGGTTACTACGCCACATCAAACATTTATGCAATGGTTTGGCAATGATCCTTCCTTTGACTATTTCAATACTATGGATTCTACGACTGTTGCAACAGTCGTATTAGCTTTTGATGAGCAAAATATTGAAAACACATATGACGGTACAGGATTTGTCATTGCGCGTACAAGTAAGACGAGTATCACTGCTTGTACATGGACAAGTAAAAAATGGCCATTTACAACACCAGAAGGTAAAGTACTTATTCGTGCATACGTAGGTAAACCTAATGACACGGTCGTGAACGATCACACAGACGACGAAATAGTAAATATTGTTAAAAAAGATTTGAGTCAAATGATGACATTTAAAGGTGCGCCAGATTTCAGCATCGTGAATAGATTACCTAAAAGCATGCCACAATATCATGTAGGTCATATAGATCGTATTAAAGAAGTACAAGCTCATATTAGAACAAGTTATCCAAGGCTACGTATTACTGGCGCCTCATTTGAAGCAGTAGGATTACCTGACTGTATTCAACAAGGCAAAAATGCTGTAGAAGAATTAATAGCAGAACTATAA
- a CDS encoding YtxH domain-containing protein, translated as MKTAQILLGLSAGVATGLGFALMNRDKRESNQFNAQTKRPAGAESEVDREINTIKQSINDITNYISQIKSESTEFGSTIGDEVKTMIGDFKSDINPNIEKLQSHIENLQNRGEEISKTFEKDK; from the coding sequence ATGAAAACAGCTCAAATATTATTAGGTCTTAGTGCTGGCGTTGCAACTGGTCTTGGCTTTGCTTTGATGAACCGCGATAAAAGAGAGTCTAACCAATTTAATGCACAAACAAAAAGACCTGCCGGCGCTGAATCAGAAGTTGATAGAGAAATTAATACCATTAAGCAAAGTATAAATGATATTACGAATTATATCTCTCAAATTAAATCTGAAAGTACAGAATTTGGCAGTACAATTGGTGATGAGGTAAAAACAATGATTGGTGATTTCAAATCTGATATCAATCCTAACATTGAAAAATTACAATCTCATATCGAGAATTTACAAAATCGTGGCGAAGAAATTAGTAAAACTTTTGAAAAAGATAAATAA
- the hemH gene encoding ferrochelatase: MTKTIGLLVMAYGTPYQESDIEAYYTDIRHGKKPTEAELQDLKDRYKHIGGLSPLANTTNRQAETLCDALNEAYSDVEFKLYIGLKHIHPFIEDAVKSMHEEGIEEAVTVVLAPHYSSFSVGSYNTRAQKEADKYGITFKHVEHYYQQPKFIQYWTEKVNESLAEIPQEEHDETVLVVSAHSLPKGLIEQNNDPYPNELHHTAQLLEEHSNIIHVAEGWQSEGNTGTPWLGPDVQDLTRALYNEHGYKNFIYTPVGFVCEHLEVLYDNDYECKVVCDELGVNYFRPSMPNTDPLFIGAIVDEIKNVY; the protein is encoded by the coding sequence ATGACAAAAACAATAGGCTTATTAGTTATGGCATATGGCACGCCATATCAAGAAAGTGATATTGAGGCTTACTACACAGATATTAGACATGGCAAAAAACCTACAGAAGCAGAATTACAAGATTTAAAAGATAGATACAAACATATCGGTGGGTTATCACCATTAGCTAATACAACAAATCGTCAAGCTGAAACACTTTGTGATGCACTAAACGAAGCATACAGTGATGTTGAATTTAAATTATACATTGGTTTGAAACACATACACCCGTTTATAGAAGATGCGGTTAAATCAATGCATGAAGAAGGTATAGAAGAAGCTGTTACAGTAGTGTTGGCTCCACATTATTCTAGTTTCTCAGTAGGTTCATATAATACAAGGGCTCAAAAAGAAGCGGATAAATATGGCATTACATTTAAACATGTAGAGCACTATTATCAACAACCTAAATTCATTCAATATTGGACAGAAAAAGTGAATGAATCATTAGCGGAAATTCCACAAGAAGAACATGATGAAACTGTATTAGTTGTATCAGCGCATAGTTTACCGAAAGGACTTATTGAGCAGAATAATGATCCTTATCCAAATGAATTACATCATACAGCACAATTATTAGAAGAACATTCTAATATTATCCATGTAGCTGAAGGATGGCAATCTGAAGGTAACACTGGTACACCGTGGTTAGGACCAGATGTTCAAGACTTAACTAGAGCATTATATAATGAACATGGCTATAAAAATTTCATTTACACTCCTGTTGGTTTTGTATGTGAACATTTAGAAGTGTTATATGACAATGATTATGAATGTAAAGTAGTCTGCGACGAATTAGGCGTTAACTATTTCCGTCCGTCAATGCCTAATACGGACCCTTTGTTTATTGGAGCAATCGTTGATGAAATCAAAAATGTTTATTAA
- the hemE gene encoding uroporphyrinogen decarboxylase translates to MHNKNNTILDMINGEAVNHTPVWFMRQAGRSQPEYRKLKEKYSLFEITHQPELCAYVTHLPVDNYNTDAAVLYKDIMTPLQPIGVDVEIKSGIGPVIHNPIKNIHDVEKLGKIDPKRDVPYVLDTIKILTEEKLNVPLIGFTGAPFTLASYMIEGGPSKNYNFTKAMMYSDEETWFALMDHLVDMSITYTSAQVEAGAEIIQVFDSWAGALNVKDYRYYIKPAMEKLINGIKAKHDVPVILFGVGASHLAHEWNSLPIDVLGLDWRLSIKEAGNLHITRTLQGNLDPSLLLAPWDVIEERLKPILDQGMEHGQHIFNLGHGVFPEVKPETLKRITTFVHDYTKR, encoded by the coding sequence GTGCATAATAAAAATAATACAATCCTAGATATGATAAATGGTGAGGCGGTAAACCACACACCAGTATGGTTTATGCGTCAAGCTGGTAGATCACAGCCTGAATATAGAAAGTTGAAAGAAAAGTATTCTTTATTTGAAATTACACATCAACCAGAGCTATGTGCTTATGTGACACATTTACCAGTTGATAATTATAATACAGATGCAGCGGTGCTGTATAAAGATATTATGACACCACTTCAGCCGATTGGTGTAGATGTGGAGATAAAATCTGGTATCGGTCCAGTAATTCACAATCCTATAAAAAATATACACGACGTTGAAAAGTTAGGGAAGATTGATCCTAAGCGAGATGTGCCTTATGTTTTAGATACAATAAAAATATTGACTGAAGAAAAATTAAATGTGCCATTAATTGGTTTTACAGGAGCACCATTTACATTAGCAAGTTATATGATTGAAGGTGGACCTTCAAAGAATTATAATTTTACTAAGGCGATGATGTATAGTGACGAAGAAACTTGGTTTGCACTTATGGATCATTTAGTAGATATGTCCATCACGTATACATCTGCTCAAGTTGAAGCTGGAGCAGAGATAATTCAAGTGTTTGATTCTTGGGCTGGGGCGTTAAATGTAAAAGATTATCGTTATTATATTAAACCAGCGATGGAGAAACTTATTAATGGTATAAAAGCGAAGCATGATGTACCTGTAATATTATTTGGTGTAGGTGCGAGTCATTTAGCACATGAGTGGAATTCATTACCAATCGATGTATTAGGTTTAGATTGGAGACTTTCTATCAAAGAAGCTGGAAATCTGCATATCACTAGAACCTTACAGGGCAATTTAGACCCATCATTGTTATTAGCACCATGGGACGTTATTGAAGAAAGATTAAAACCAATATTAGATCAAGGAATGGAACATGGACAGCACATTTTCAATCTTGGACATGGCGTCTTTCCTGAAGTTAAACCTGAGACACTTAAACGTATAACGACATTCGTTCATGATTATACGAAGAGATAG